One Gordonia zhaorongruii DNA segment encodes these proteins:
- a CDS encoding cold-shock protein, whose protein sequence is MPSGRVKWYDAEKGFGFLSQEEGDDVYVRSSALTADVSELKAGQRVEFDMAAGRRGPQALRVTVLEPAPSVVKNTRNRDAARRDAKRMSPDELHGMVADLITLLEGTVQPGLRNGRYPDRKTAQRISEVVRGVTRELDR, encoded by the coding sequence GTGCCAAGCGGCCGCGTGAAGTGGTACGACGCCGAAAAGGGCTTCGGGTTCCTGTCGCAGGAAGAAGGCGACGATGTGTACGTCCGTTCGTCTGCGCTGACTGCCGACGTCTCCGAGCTCAAGGCGGGCCAGCGGGTCGAGTTCGACATGGCCGCCGGCCGTCGCGGACCGCAGGCCCTGCGCGTCACAGTCCTCGAACCGGCGCCCAGCGTCGTCAAGAACACCCGGAACCGAGACGCGGCCAGGCGTGACGCCAAGCGGATGAGCCCGGACGAGCTGCACGGAATGGTCGCCGACCTCATCACCCTCCTCGAGGGCACGGTCCAGCCGGGCCTGCGCAACGGCCGCTACCCCGACCGCAAGACCGCTCAGCGCATCTCCGAAGTGGTCCGCGGGGTCACGCGGGAGCTGGACCGCTAG
- a CDS encoding DUF2771 family protein, with protein MLQPGDKKALTILTAVVVAALVIIVGATALVVRGHEESLPTISVQADDTLTQVEPGYWCEVDMTDCEPVDPRSVRQVPENLATSPAPIGSTVLVTVPQDVAAGPWTSVAQYATPQGVVRVFDVHRPDELYTMELRSEPNRVLLGIEFSSLSTVLQDAPQGFDSPDWSVLARGVFAVNTVPDGFEVRNPNLLPDERA; from the coding sequence GTGCTGCAACCCGGAGACAAGAAGGCTCTGACGATCCTCACCGCTGTGGTGGTCGCCGCACTCGTCATCATCGTCGGAGCCACGGCGCTGGTGGTGCGGGGCCATGAGGAATCACTGCCGACGATCTCCGTTCAGGCCGACGACACGCTCACCCAGGTGGAGCCCGGCTACTGGTGCGAGGTCGACATGACCGACTGCGAACCGGTCGACCCGCGATCCGTGCGGCAGGTGCCGGAGAACCTCGCCACCAGTCCGGCCCCGATCGGCTCGACGGTGCTCGTCACCGTCCCGCAGGACGTGGCGGCCGGACCGTGGACGTCGGTCGCCCAGTACGCGACGCCACAGGGCGTGGTCCGGGTGTTCGACGTGCACCGTCCGGACGAGCTGTACACGATGGAGTTGCGCAGCGAACCGAACCGCGTGCTGCTCGGCATCGAGTTCTCGTCGCTGTCGACCGTCCTGCAGGACGCGCCGCAGGGCTTCGACTCCCCCGACTGGTCCGTCCTCGCCCGCGGCGTCTTCGCCGTCAACACGGTGCCGGACGGGTTCGAGGTGCGCAATCCCAACCTGCTTCCCGACGAGCGGGCGTAG